The following coding sequences lie in one Vicia villosa cultivar HV-30 ecotype Madison, WI unplaced genomic scaffold, Vvil1.0 ctg.000858F_1_1, whole genome shotgun sequence genomic window:
- the LOC131631738 gene encoding SKP1-like protein 14: MAEQKSQETHSITLKTCDDVLFEVETNVAKEMKTIQSFMEESQDIATIPLANVMSQHLAMIIEYCKKHVSQEETEDAKEKFDDEFAKELSGEDMKDLFLAANYLNIKSLIDLLARSLADYIKNKSVEFVREFFNVENDYEPEEEARIREENAWAFENIDEN; this comes from the coding sequence ATGGCAGAACAAAAATCACAAGAAACACATTCAATCACATTAAAAACATGTGATGATGTTCTCTTCGAAGTCGAAACTAACGTCGCAAAAGAGATGAAAACTATACAATCATTCATGGAAGAATCCCAAGACATTGCAACAATTCCTCTAGCCAATGTAATGAGTCAACATCTAGCTATGATCATTGAGTACTGCAAGAAACACGTCTCACAAGAAGAGACAGAAGATGCAAAGGAAAAGTTTGACGATGAATTCGCAAAAGAATTGAGCGGCGAAGACATGAAAGATCTCTTTCTTGCTGCAAATTATCTGAACATAAAAAGCCTTATTGATTTGTTAGCTAGAAGCCTTGCGGATTATATTAAGAACAAGAGTGTGGAATTTGTGCGTGAGTTTTTCAATGTTGAAAATGATTATGAGCCTGAGGAAGAAGCTAGAATCCGCGAGGAGAATGCATGGGCTTTTGAAAATATTGATGAAAATTAA
- the LOC131631728 gene encoding uncharacterized protein LOC131631728, whose product MQKHPYNSMEPRKEEFHSAPQPGLQDHLDGMHANTRPSPSFNVSENKPVHNFSIQTGEEFALEFMRDRVNVNLKKPSFPNVVGDPNYSTGYMEFKGLLGHKGSESGSDVSMLASIEKGPKEFDRRSSVLHQERSNYGSGRSIPRTSSTNQDNNRVLHGISSSGSSDSLSRMKILCSFGGRILPRPSDGKLRYVGGETRIISIRKDINWPELMQKISSIYNETRVIKYQLPGEDLDALVSVTSDEDLRNMMEECHDLQRRRGSLKLRMFLFSINDLDDSQFGLGSMDGGDSEVQYVVAINGMNMESRSNSILRCAGSSNDIQELDRQTLDKETKRAVVESYGVGSSSLTGNVNPVLTNQSSQPVLPTSSNAYEAYPFFYEDPIIQQGGTSQYPIHNGPFPSNSSARNLADAPVSLPTFGVANQGITSEGQAMASGELHVQSSLPSRPFEGGLQGNLSEASVPAAVSEALHPAMPLENKISAAETEVLNPTQISRSGEDDFYPASTDAFSRALVDAESNIIDFSCLEPPPLPNRVYYSERIIPREHADLLNRSAKSDDAYGSHLLMADLLSDLNRMNSVSETSDMFHNENLSNLNTVSNSSAKPVRADGHAISNKHLPDATSQVNPKLYQLADSDSKPVLSDNKISENETNTSKDSHKILPVDETKGTENLAFRRVPSVEHNENLASKLQDQNLSEAPTREPLDAKSKPSQGDILIDIEDRFPRDFLYDMFSKAVHSEDSANISPLPADRAGLSLKMDNHEPKSWSYFQKLAHEGFDNVSLIDQDNIGFSSAVSKVKEGDSKFNISAPPPADVIVLTGPKESHSNINFGQENQNSLPVITKSEAIVFQPENNHSELKANENKNINAAPVENIRPQDSEYQDGNNEARDVAVAPQDISFDDFDISTLQIIMNADLEELRELGSGTFGTVYHGKWRGSDVAIKRIKKSCFSGRSSEQERLTIEFWREADILSKLHHPNVVAFYGVVQDGPGGTMATVTEFMVDGSLRHVLLRKDRYLDRRKRLIIAMDAAFGMEYLHAKNIVHFDLKCDNLLVNLKDPLRPICKVGDFGLSKIKRNTLVTGGVRGTLPWMAPELLNGSSNKVSEKVDVFSFGIVLWEILTGEEPYANMHYGAIIGGIVNNTLRPTIPSYCDLEWRTLMEQCWAPNPAIRPSFTEIARRLRVMSAAAASQTKGQGHKASK is encoded by the exons ATGCAGAAACATCCATACAATTCAATGGAGCCTCGAAAGGAGGAATTCCATTCTGCACCGCAACCGGGTTTGCAGGACCATCTGGACGGCATGCATGCCAATACAAGGCCTTCTCCTTCCTTCAACGTGTCGGAGAATAAACCTGTACATAATTTCTCCATACAGACGGGTGAGGAGTTTGCTCTTGAGTTCATGAGGGACAGGGTGAATGTGAATCTCAAGAAGCCTTCGTTTCCGAATGTTGTCGGAGATCCTAATTACTCGACAGGGTATATGGAATTTAAAGGCCTTTTAGGCCATAAAGGATCAGAGAGTGGTTCCGATGTTTCTATGCTTGCAAGTATTGAAAAAGGTCCGAAAGAGTTTGACAGAAGGAGTTCTGTTTTACATCAGGAAAGAAGTAATTATGGCTCAGGTCGATCGATTCCTAGAACATCGTCTACTAATCAAGATAACAACCGAGTCCTGCACGGTATTTCTTCTTCCGGATCTTCTGACAGCTTATCAAGGATGAAGATTCTATGCAGTTTTGGTGGTAGAATATTACCGCGGCCAAGTGACGGAAAACTTAGATATGTCGGGGGCGAAACACGGATCATTAGCATTAGAAAGGACATAAATTGGCCGGAGCTTATGCAGAAAATATCATCAATCTATAATGAGACTCGAGTAATAAAGTATCAGCTCCCCGGAGAAGATCTCGACGCCCTCGTTTCAGTAACGTCTGATGAGGATCTACGGAATATGATGGAGGAATGTCATGATCTACAAAGAAGGAGAGGATCGTTAAAGCTTCGGATGTTCCTATTCTCGATAAATGATTTGGATGATAGTCAGTTTGGTCTCGGTAGCATGGATGGTGGTGATTCCGAAGTCCAGTATGTAGTTGCTATTAATGGCATGAACATGGAATCGAGAAGCAACTCGATTCTTCGTTGTGCCGGAAGTTCTAATGATATACAGGAATTAGACCGACAAACTCTTGACAAGGAAACTAAAAGAGCTGTGGTTGAATCGTATGGTGTCGGCAGTTCTTCCTTGACTGGAAATGTTAACCCGGTATTGACAAATCAGTCTTCGCAACCAGTGCTACCAACATCCTCAAATGCTTATGAAGCCTATCCGTTCTTTTACGAGGATCCGATCATTCAACAAGGGGGAACTAGTCAATATCCAATACATAATGGCCCTTTTCCTTCTAACAGTTCGGCTCGCAATCTAGCAGACGCTCCGGTTTCTTTGCCTACTTTCGGTGTTGCGAACCAAGGAATCACGAGCGAAGGACAAGCAATGGCATCCGGTGAGTTGCATGTACAAAGTTCTCTTCCTTCGCGTCCATTTGAAGGAGGCTTGCAAGGTAATTTATCCGAGGCGTCAGTTCCAGCGGCTGTATCAGAAGCACTTCATCCTGCAATGCCattagaaaacaagatttcaGCTGCTGAAACGGAAGTGCTGAATCCTACACAGATTTCAAGATCTGGTGAAGATGACTTCTATCCTGCGTCCACAGACGCATTCAGTCGTGCTCTTGTTGATGCTGAGTCCAATATAATCGATTTCAGTTGCCTTGAACCGCCTCCACTTCCTAATAGAGTGTATTATTCAGAGAGAATTATTCCCAGGGAGCATGCAGATTTGTTGAACCGGTCTGCAAAGTCAGACGATGCATATGGTTCGCACTTACTCATGGCAGATTTACTTTCTGATTTGAACCGTATGAACTCAGTTAGCGAAACCAGTGACATGTTTCACAATGAGAATCTGTCGAATCTGAACACGGTGTCGAACTCATCGGCAAAGCCCGTGCGTGCAGATGGCCATGCCATCAGCAACAAACACTTGCCTGATGCAACAAGTCAGGTGAACCCAAAGTTATATCAGCTTGCGGATTCAGATTCGAAGCCGGTATTGTCAGATAACAAAATCTCCGAAAATGAGACAAATACCTCGAAAGATAGCCATAAAATTCTCCCAGTTGATGAAACCAAGGGCACTGAGAATCTTGCTTTTCGCCGGGTTCCTTCTGTTGAACATAACGAGAATCTAGCATCAAAACTTCAAGACCAAAATTTGTCTGAGGCTCCTACAAGGGAACCTCTTGATGCTAAATCCAAACCTTCTCAGGGTGACATTCTGATTGATATCGAAGACAGGTTTCCCCGAGATTTCCTTTATGATATGTTCTCGAAAGCAGTTCATTCTGAAGATTCCGCAAACATTAGTCCATTGCCAGCTGATAGAGCAGGTTTGAGCTTGAAAATGGACAATCACGAGCCTAAAAGTTGGTCATATTTTCAGAAGTTGGCACATGAAGGGTTTGATAACGTTTCTCTAATTGATCAGGACAATATCGGGTTTTCATCGGCTGTAAGCAAAGTAAAAGAAGGAGATAGTAAGTTCAATATTTCCGCTCCTCCACCAGCAGACGTTATTGTTTTGACAGGACCCAAGGAATCTCATTCCAACATAAATTTTGGACAGGAAAATCAGAATTCCTTACCTGTAATTACTAAAAGCGAGGCTATTGTATTTCAACCAGAAAACAACCATTCCGAACTTAAGGCAAATGAAAATAAGAACATCAACGCCGCCCCAGTGGAAAACATTCGGCCACAAGACTCTGAATATCAG GATGGCAATAATGAGGCAAGAGATGTGGCTGTAGCTCCTCAAGATATTAGTTTTGACGATTTTGACATTAGTACTTTGCAG ATCATAATGAATGCGGATCTTGAAGAGCTGAGAGAACTCGGTTCTGGCACTTTTGGGACTGTGTATCATGGAAAGTGGAGGGGATCAGATGTTGCaattaaaagaataaagaaaagttGTTTCTCCGGCCGGTCTTCAGAACAAGAAAGACTG ACGATAGAGTTCTGGCGAGAAGCTGACATACTTTCTAAGCTTCATCATCCAAATGTGGTGGCATTTTATGGCGTGGTGCAAGATGGACCAGGAGGAACAATGGCGACTGTTACGGAGTTCATGGTGGATGGTTCTCTACGACATGTTTTGCTACGAAAAGATAG GTACCTTGATCGTCGCAAGAGGCTAATAATTGCCATGGATGCAGCATTTGGAATGGAATACTTACATGCAAAAAATATTGTTCATTTTGACTTGAAATGTGACAATTTGCTTGTGAACTTGAAGGATCCTTTACGACCAATATGCAAG GTTGGCGACTTCGGCCTGTCAAAAATCAAGCGGAATACCCTGGTGACCGGTGGTGTGCGTGGAACTCTACCATGGATGGCACCCGAGCTTCTGAATGGGAGCAGCAATAAGGTCTCAGAAAAG GTTGATGTATTCTCCTTTGGGATTGTATTATGGGAGATTCTTACTGGTGAGGAGCCATATGCTAATATGCACTATGGTGCAATCATAG GAGGTATTGTGAACAACACACTAAGACCTACCATCCCAAGTTATTGTGATCTAGAATGGAGAACACTAATGGAGCAGTGTTGGGCACCTAACCCGGCAATCAGGCCATCGTTTACAGAAATAGCGCGCCGCTTGCGTGTGATGTCTGCTGCAGCAGCTAGTCAGACGAAAGGACAAGGACACAAAGCATCTAAATGA